A stretch of Henckelia pumila isolate YLH828 chromosome 4, ASM3356847v2, whole genome shotgun sequence DNA encodes these proteins:
- the LOC140860946 gene encoding uncharacterized protein has translation MYEFTEFITDAGLSDAGFVGSRFTWTNMRIWKRLDRVLISSNWADFFNTFKVDHLHRGSSDHCPLLISAPFLPKPTGAFRFQNMWCLHPRFLQTVRLNWNIPCEGRGLGRLIFKLKRLKNHLKWWNRDVFGNIHDKLKALDSIAAQAELEFDVIQSDDKREALSLAKANLALGLAMEEYFWKQKAADKWTVYGEKNTALFHNMINRRRARNKVYRIWEDGVAVDNPIGIRESGVRFFEQLLSGESSAPEMVHHLNYHTRGGNILMKLDMAKAYDRVQWDFLRQMMGAFGFSEGRKGKYYSLTRFGEGTLPIRYLGAPLFLGPRKSSYFLHLLSSASKKLQGWETQNLSFGSRLVLQPPGTILHRFEMLCDNFLWGSKSELTAIHGSPSTQVRWFLHDRRWNFDRVILFVHPEIAARVVEIPIHPNSKDIAIWKPARNGRFSVKAAWDLVRNRSEEVGWFRGVLRAGHWSGYMEVAESMGFKYSVNRVTSIRVFRWLPPAIGLFKLYSDGCSKGDGESGIGGIIRDHNGNPLIAFHDHIGLGSNTRAELLAICKGLQICKLHKFFPLWLEVDSMAALAILDSDSTDWNICGCLTQIQGILLSSVVRKSHVYREANAAADELANMGVVNGLEILRPEELHGKIQGICRLDRIGLPYIRCKSVCH, from the exons ATGTATGAGTTTACGGAGTTTATTACTGATGCCGGATTATCTGATGCAGGCTTTGTTGGTTCAAGGTTCACTTGGACCAACATGAGGATCTGGAAAAGGCTAGATCGGGTTTTGATTTCCTCTAACTGGGCTGATTTTTTTAATACCTTCAAAGTGGATCATCTGCATAGGGGTTCCTCAGATCACTGCCCCTTACTTATCTCTGCTCCTTTCCTTCCTAAACCTACTGGAGCTTTTCGTTTTCAGAACATGTGGTGTCTTCACCCGAGATTTTTACAAACTGTGCGATTGAATTGGAATATTCCTTGCGAGGGTAGAGGTCTCGGTCGTTTAATTTTTAAACTCAAGAGACTTAAAAATCATCTTAAGTGGTGGAATAGGGATGTTTTTGGTAATATTCATGATAAATTAAAGGCCCTGGATTCGATAGCTGCTCAAGCGGAGTTGGAGTTTGATGTGATTCAATCTGATGATAAAAGAGAGGCTCTTTCTTTGGCTAAAGCTAATTTGGCTCTTGGTCTTGCAATGGaagaatatttttggaaacaGAAAGCTGCGGATAAGTGGACTGTATATGGTGAGAAGAACACGGCTCTTTTTCATAATATGATTAATCGGAGGCGCGCCAGAAATAAAGTTTACAGGATTTGGGAGGATGGAGTTGCAGTTGATAATCCGATTGGGATTAGGGAGTCTGGGGTCAGATTTTTTGAGCAATTGTTGTCAGGCGAATCTTCTGCTCCT GAGATGGTTCATCATTTGAATTATCATACTAGGGGAGGAAATATTCTCATGAAGTTGGATATGGCTAAGGCCTATGATCGAGTCCAGTGGGATTTTCTGAGACAGATGATGGGAGCTTTTGGCTTTTCTGAGGGG AGGAAAGGAAAGTATTATTCCTTAACTAGATTTGGTGAAGGAACCCTTCCGATTCGGTATCTGGGAGCTCCTCTGTTCTTAGGCCCTCGCAAGAGTTCTTATTTCCTTCATCTGCTTAGCAGCGCTAGTAAAAAGCTCCAAGGGTGGGAAACGCAAAATCTATCTTTTGGAAGTAGGCTG gtTCTGCAACCTCCGGGGACTATCCTGCACAGGTTCGAAATGTTATGTGACAACTTTCTTTGGGGATCGAAATCTGAG TTAACAGCCATTCATGGCTCCCCTTCTACGCAAGTCAGATGGTTTTTACATGATAGGAGATGGAATTTTGATCGGGTAATTTTATTTGTTCATCCTGAAATTGCTGCTCGGGTGGTGGAAATTCCTATCCACCCCAACTCGAAAGACATAGCTATTTGGAAACCAGCCAGAAATGGGAGATTTTCGGTTAAAGCTGCTTGGGATTTGGTTCGAAACAGGAGTGAGGAAGTGGGTTGGTTTAGAG GAGTGCTTAGAGCAGGGCATTGGTCCGGTTATATGGAAGTAGCAGAATCTATGGGGTTCAAATATTCGGTTAACAGAGTCACTTCTATTCGAGTGTTTCGATGGTTACCTCCTGCCATAGGATTATTTAAATTGTACTCGGACGGATGTTCGAAAGGTGATGGTGAGTCTGGGATCGGCGGTATTATCAGAGATCATAATGGCAATCCTCTTATTGCATTCCATGACCATATTGGGTTGGGATCAAATACCAGAGCTGAATTGCTAGCAATTTGTAAAGGGTTACAGATTTGTAAATTACATAAATTTTTTCCCTTGTGGCTGGAAGTGGATTCCATGGCAGCCTTGGCTATTTTAGATTCAGATTCTACAGACTGGAACATATGTGGATGTTTAACTCAGATTCAAGGTATCTTGTTATCTTCGGTGGTTAGGAAATCTCATGTTTATCGAGAGGCGAACGCTGCTGCAGATGAGCTGGCTAATATGGGGGTGGTTAATGGGTTAGAAATTTTGAGACCGGAGGAGCtgcatggaaaaatccaagggaTTTGCAGATTAGATAGGATAGGTCTTCCCTATATTAGATGCAAATCGGTTTGTCATTAA